In one Arenibacter antarcticus genomic region, the following are encoded:
- a CDS encoding hydroxymethylglutaryl-CoA reductase, degradative, which produces MKKPIEGFSKLSKEEKINWIAHNYTHDSADTIEILKQYWSNDSKLQQLHDEFIENTISNFYLPLGIAPNFLINDILYAIPMAIEESSVVAAASKAAKFWLNRGGFKTSIIGTEKVGQVHFMYQGDTAKLMRFFNKVKPELIAKVAPIIKNMEKRGGGINNIELRDKSADLANYHQLHCTFETLDAMGANFINSCLESFAETLKEEALRYSEFTESEKRIEIVMSILSNNIPNCLVRAEVSCPIGDLKEHHNISAMEFAQKMVRAVAIAKVEPYRAVTHNKGIMNGVDAVVLATGNDFRAIEAGAHAYASKDGKYSSLTHASIEGDIFKFWIEIPLALGTVGGLTSLHPLVKIALEILQRPTAKELMQIVAAAGLAQNFGALRSLITTGIQQGHMKMHLLNILNQLGATTSEKETLISHFKKHTASHSAVVTAFENLRKQK; this is translated from the coding sequence ATGAAGAAACCGATAGAAGGTTTTTCCAAACTGTCCAAAGAGGAGAAAATTAACTGGATAGCCCATAATTACACCCACGATAGTGCGGATACTATTGAAATCCTAAAACAATATTGGAGCAATGACAGTAAACTACAACAACTACACGATGAGTTTATTGAAAATACGATAAGTAACTTTTATTTACCACTTGGGATTGCTCCCAATTTTTTAATAAACGATATACTCTATGCCATTCCAATGGCGATAGAAGAAAGCTCGGTTGTTGCTGCAGCAAGCAAAGCTGCAAAATTTTGGCTAAACAGGGGAGGCTTCAAGACCAGCATAATCGGCACGGAAAAGGTAGGACAGGTACACTTTATGTACCAAGGTGACACTGCTAAACTAATGCGTTTCTTTAACAAGGTAAAACCTGAATTGATTGCCAAAGTTGCTCCTATCATCAAGAATATGGAGAAACGGGGAGGTGGAATAAATAACATTGAACTAAGAGACAAGAGTGCCGACCTTGCCAATTACCATCAATTACATTGTACTTTCGAGACCTTGGACGCCATGGGAGCTAATTTTATCAACTCCTGTTTGGAAAGTTTTGCCGAAACTCTAAAGGAAGAAGCCCTAAGGTACTCTGAATTCACGGAAAGTGAGAAAAGGATCGAAATCGTGATGAGCATACTCTCCAACAATATTCCCAATTGCCTGGTAAGGGCAGAAGTGAGTTGTCCTATCGGGGATTTAAAGGAACATCACAATATCTCAGCCATGGAATTTGCTCAGAAAATGGTTAGAGCCGTTGCTATTGCCAAAGTAGAACCCTATAGGGCGGTAACCCACAATAAAGGTATAATGAATGGTGTAGACGCCGTAGTATTGGCTACGGGTAATGATTTTAGGGCCATAGAGGCCGGGGCACATGCCTATGCTTCTAAAGATGGGAAATACAGCAGTCTTACCCATGCCAGCATTGAGGGCGACATCTTTAAATTTTGGATAGAGATCCCATTGGCACTGGGCACGGTTGGTGGATTGACCAGCCTACACCCTTTGGTAAAGATTGCCCTAGAAATCCTTCAACGACCAACAGCAAAAGAACTTATGCAAATCGTCGCAGCCGCTGGATTAGCACAAAACTTTGGTGCACTACGCTCATTAATCACTACCGGAATTCAACAAGGACACATGAAAATGCACCTATTGAATATCCTAAATCAATTGGGAGCCACAACTTCAGAAAAGGAGACCCTTATATCACATTTCAAAAAACATACGGCTTCCCACAGCGCTGTGGTTACAGCCTTTGAAAACTTAAGAAAACAAAAATGA
- a CDS encoding S9 family peptidase yields MRKLYILLFFIAYTSVTTLFAQNKKITLEEIYGGTFGTNGMERLESLQNGDQYTILNLDYTNRVAIINKYDYKTLAKAETVISSSDSNTIPFFTSYEFSKDESKLLLATEIESIFRRSTLGVFYVFDLKSKKISKISDDKIQEPLVSPDGSMVAYVKDNNIYIFNIISNTTVQITKDGKKNSIINGVTDWVYEEEFAFVRAFEWNSDGTKLAFIKFDETNVPEFSMDVYGSDLYQTQTVFKYPKAGEENAIVSLHMLDVKSANITAIDLKEPYYIPRIKWMNNPEFLSVQTLNRHQNNLKLVQVNAKNGKSKTLLEETDKAYVDVTDNLTFLKDDSFIWTSEKDGYNHIYLYDDKGKLRSQVTKGSWEVTNYYGYDPKADRIYFQSTENGSINRDVYSIRSNGKSKKRLTESVGINSADFSADFTYFINSYSSATTPPEFTLHLSSNGNKIKDILDNRELLVQLQDYNLSPKEFSTLEINGNELNMWMIKPTDFDANKKYPLFMTQYSGPGSQSVSNAWMGSNDYWYQILANEGYIVVCVDGRGTGYKGADFKKVTYKELGKYEVEDQIDAAKKLSELSYIDEDRTGIWGWSYGGFMSTNCLLKGNDTFEMAIAVAPVTSWRFYDTIYTERFMRTPQENPTGYDENSPFNYPELLKGKYLLVHGSSDDNVHVQNTMRMIEALVQANKQFDWAIYPDKNHGIYGGNTRLHLYTKMTDFIKLNL; encoded by the coding sequence GTGAGAAAATTATATATTTTATTGTTTTTTATTGCCTATACCTCTGTTACCACACTTTTTGCTCAAAATAAAAAAATTACCCTAGAAGAAATTTATGGCGGAACATTCGGAACTAATGGAATGGAACGGTTAGAGTCTTTGCAAAACGGCGATCAATACACTATTTTAAATCTGGATTATACCAATCGGGTAGCTATCATAAATAAATACGATTACAAGACCTTGGCAAAGGCAGAGACCGTCATTTCCTCATCAGACAGCAACACAATTCCGTTTTTTACCTCTTATGAATTTAGTAAGGATGAATCCAAGTTGTTATTGGCAACTGAAATTGAATCCATTTTTAGACGCTCTACCTTGGGTGTATTTTACGTATTCGACCTAAAATCAAAGAAAATATCAAAAATATCCGATGATAAGATCCAAGAACCACTGGTTTCACCTGATGGTAGTATGGTAGCCTATGTGAAAGATAACAATATTTATATTTTCAACATCATCTCCAATACTACTGTGCAGATTACTAAGGATGGTAAAAAAAATAGTATTATTAATGGGGTAACCGATTGGGTCTATGAGGAGGAGTTTGCTTTTGTTAGAGCGTTTGAATGGAATTCTGACGGAACCAAATTGGCATTTATAAAGTTTGATGAAACCAATGTGCCCGAATTTTCTATGGATGTTTATGGCAGTGACCTTTACCAGACCCAGACCGTATTCAAATATCCAAAAGCGGGAGAGGAGAATGCTATTGTGTCCTTGCATATGCTGGACGTAAAGTCGGCTAATATTACTGCTATAGACCTTAAAGAGCCTTATTATATCCCTAGGATAAAATGGATGAATAATCCCGAATTTTTAAGTGTTCAGACCTTGAACAGGCATCAGAACAATTTAAAATTGGTTCAGGTTAACGCTAAGAATGGTAAGTCCAAGACGCTATTGGAGGAAACGGATAAAGCTTATGTAGATGTAACGGACAATCTTACCTTTCTGAAGGATGACAGTTTTATTTGGACTAGTGAGAAGGATGGGTATAATCATATTTACCTATATGATGACAAAGGGAAATTAAGGTCACAGGTTACTAAGGGTTCTTGGGAAGTGACCAATTATTATGGGTATGATCCCAAGGCAGATCGCATTTATTTTCAATCAACCGAAAATGGCTCCATTAATCGGGATGTGTATAGCATTCGAAGTAATGGCAAAAGTAAAAAACGATTGACAGAGAGCGTGGGAATAAATTCGGCCGATTTCAGTGCGGATTTCACCTATTTTATCAATTCCTATTCTAGTGCCACAACTCCGCCAGAATTTACATTACACCTTTCTTCCAACGGAAACAAAATAAAGGATATCCTAGATAACAGGGAGTTGTTGGTGCAATTGCAAGATTATAATTTAAGTCCCAAAGAGTTTTCCACCCTAGAAATTAATGGCAACGAATTGAATATGTGGATGATAAAGCCGACAGATTTCGATGCCAATAAGAAATATCCCCTATTTATGACTCAGTACAGCGGGCCAGGATCCCAATCGGTTTCCAATGCCTGGATGGGCAGTAATGATTATTGGTATCAAATACTAGCCAATGAGGGATACATAGTGGTTTGCGTAGATGGAAGGGGAACCGGATACAAAGGAGCCGATTTTAAAAAGGTAACGTATAAGGAGTTGGGGAAATACGAGGTAGAAGACCAGATTGATGCTGCCAAAAAGTTGAGCGAGCTGTCCTATATAGATGAGGATAGGACCGGTATTTGGGGATGGAGCTACGGTGGATTTATGTCTACAAATTGTTTATTGAAGGGGAACGATACCTTTGAGATGGCTATTGCGGTGGCCCCGGTGACTTCTTGGAGATTTTACGACACCATTTACACAGAACGTTTTATGCGTACTCCCCAAGAGAATCCAACTGGTTATGATGAGAATTCACCATTTAATTATCCTGAACTCCTAAAGGGGAAATATTTATTGGTACATGGGAGTAGTGATGATAATGTACATGTACAAAACACCATGCGGATGATCGAAGCGCTGGTACAGGCCAATAAACAGTTCGATTGGGCCATTTATCCCGACAAAAATCATGGGATATACGGTGGAAATACACGTCTACACCTTTATACGAAAATGACCGATTTTATAAAACTAAATCTATAA
- a CDS encoding peptide MFS transporter — protein MQTSVKQLHRKELFGHPVGLFILFFTEMWERFSYYGMRGILVLYVATSATAIDPGLGWSNKDALWLYGWYTMLVYVASIPGGWVADKFLGQKKTVMLGGLLLCIGHITLAIPQDWAFFTGLILIILGVGGLKPNISTMVGGLYQEGDLRRDSGFTIFYIGINVGAFLASISVGLVAYYYGWHYGFGLAGIGMLVGQAVFIWGQKFLKGVGEFSGGKNVSEEERIAAKRPLNKIEKDRVLVLLISFLIVIVFWGAFEQAGGLMNLYTDAKVDRYIGLSGLQEIPAAVFQSLNAGYIIIFGTIVGGFWIWWKKRGRESSSLFKMAIGTIIMGLGYVFMMFASKEASADVFGKAAMIWIFLAYLFHTLGELCTSPVSLSFITKLAPIKYASIMMGVYFAATGFGNMLAGTIGESSQLHPYQGEMIVSKEGILPFITQDTMEIKNQAKKIVKIYDYPINEDKNFSIKSQVYLDNDAVMFQEISSGKSLNDLFKLADTENIDLAKLKETLRENNAIGSNPYHAKLVFEKDKDAAQNIDNKGDGENYQVSFVLEEEQSEQEFDTFMWLTIFTVSFGILLILFLKKLKKLTHGAEDHEHVFKDNEPYELGGPDINTSN, from the coding sequence ATGCAAACTTCTGTAAAACAACTACATCGTAAAGAACTTTTTGGCCATCCTGTTGGACTTTTTATATTGTTTTTCACTGAAATGTGGGAGCGTTTCTCCTACTACGGAATGCGGGGAATCCTTGTATTGTATGTGGCTACCTCTGCAACTGCTATTGATCCGGGGTTGGGTTGGTCCAATAAAGATGCTTTATGGTTGTACGGGTGGTATACTATGTTGGTATATGTGGCCTCAATCCCTGGTGGATGGGTTGCCGATAAGTTTTTAGGTCAGAAAAAAACGGTAATGCTGGGCGGATTGTTGCTCTGTATTGGGCATATAACCCTGGCAATTCCACAAGATTGGGCCTTTTTCACTGGTTTGATCCTAATTATTTTAGGAGTTGGTGGTTTAAAACCCAATATCTCTACCATGGTAGGTGGTCTTTACCAAGAGGGGGATTTAAGAAGGGATAGCGGATTTACCATATTTTATATCGGTATTAATGTAGGTGCCTTTCTGGCAAGTATTTCTGTTGGTTTGGTAGCCTATTATTACGGGTGGCATTATGGTTTTGGACTGGCAGGTATAGGGATGTTAGTGGGTCAGGCCGTATTTATCTGGGGCCAAAAGTTCTTAAAGGGAGTTGGAGAATTTAGCGGGGGTAAAAACGTCTCTGAAGAGGAGCGTATAGCCGCAAAACGTCCGCTTAATAAAATTGAAAAGGATAGGGTGCTTGTATTATTGATTTCCTTCCTGATCGTAATAGTTTTCTGGGGAGCATTTGAACAAGCAGGAGGCTTAATGAACCTGTATACCGATGCCAAAGTAGATAGGTATATTGGATTAAGTGGGCTACAAGAAATTCCGGCTGCGGTATTCCAGTCTCTAAATGCGGGATATATAATCATCTTTGGAACCATAGTAGGTGGTTTTTGGATCTGGTGGAAAAAAAGAGGAAGGGAATCTTCTTCTCTCTTTAAAATGGCTATAGGTACAATTATCATGGGACTTGGTTATGTTTTTATGATGTTCGCATCTAAGGAAGCTAGTGCGGATGTTTTTGGTAAGGCAGCCATGATATGGATCTTTCTAGCTTACCTTTTCCATACTTTGGGAGAACTTTGTACCTCTCCCGTATCCCTTTCATTTATTACTAAACTCGCCCCAATAAAATATGCGTCCATAATGATGGGGGTCTATTTTGCGGCTACCGGATTTGGAAATATGTTGGCAGGAACTATTGGGGAATCTTCCCAATTGCATCCATATCAAGGTGAAATGATTGTTAGTAAGGAGGGAATTCTCCCTTTTATTACTCAAGACACCATGGAAATTAAGAATCAGGCTAAAAAAATTGTCAAGATATATGATTATCCCATCAATGAGGATAAAAATTTCAGTATTAAAAGTCAGGTGTATTTGGATAATGATGCGGTAATGTTTCAGGAAATAAGTTCAGGAAAATCACTTAATGATCTCTTTAAACTTGCTGACACAGAGAATATTGACCTCGCCAAGTTAAAAGAAACCTTAAGGGAAAACAATGCAATTGGCAGTAATCCTTATCATGCTAAACTTGTATTTGAAAAGGATAAGGATGCAGCTCAAAACATTGATAATAAAGGAGATGGGGAGAATTACCAAGTGTCTTTTGTGCTGGAGGAGGAGCAAAGCGAACAAGAGTTTGACACTTTTATGTGGCTTACTATTTTTACTGTAAGTTTTGGAATCCTACTTATCTTATTCCTTAAGAAATTGAAAAAACTGACCCATGGTGCAGAAGATCATGAACATGTATTTAAGGATAATGAGCCTTATGAGCTAGGTGGTCCAGATATCAATACATCGAATTAA
- a CDS encoding peptide MFS transporter, producing MNTDIEKLFKDNVIGHPAGLFVLFFTEMWERFSFYGMRILLVLFLTAPIISDNPGWEWPREHAMSLIGTYASLLYLTPIIGGYIADKFTGYKWAVIIGCFIMMLGHASMAVETPFALYLGLALLVIGTGFFKPNITSMISEMYKGKESKKDGAYTIFYMGVNAGAFFGMMLCGYLAENIGWNYGFGLAGIFMFLGMLQFWLAKDLFGKIGEKPSVVREAKLQQGLLEENEADRENQLAEEKPNPFTTLDMVLMVLSSLGGLLYLFNDPMSKVGNINILNFSIGNLDGSNATVLLALAMFLFLIISRIFRYSRIVRDRIIAVSIFGIFTVFFFAAFEQSLGSMTIFARDYTARELAGNSALVFKIIDLILTVGPLAVISWVLYLLFKKTYSKIPYSNIVLALAFVFLWGIVIWKIDREFSKDATEVGASWFGILNSFFIIILAPFFSRWWESKYNPSAAMKYGLGLILLGLGFGILAFGTVGIPSGAQTASVSMIFLIFAYLFHTMGELCLSPVGLSYLSKLVPGRMIGFMFGIWYLAIAIGQKAAGTMGGMIDKISEEYSLGTFFLIFALVPVVVGFISIVLNPLLKKLMHGVR from the coding sequence ATGAATACCGATATTGAAAAATTATTTAAGGATAATGTTATAGGTCATCCGGCCGGACTTTTTGTATTGTTTTTCACAGAGATGTGGGAGCGCTTTTCCTTTTATGGAATGCGGATCCTTTTGGTGCTGTTTCTAACGGCGCCTATAATTAGTGACAATCCAGGATGGGAATGGCCTCGAGAACATGCCATGTCCTTGATAGGAACCTATGCCTCCTTACTTTATTTAACACCAATTATCGGGGGTTATATTGCTGACAAGTTTACTGGTTACAAGTGGGCGGTGATTATAGGTTGTTTTATAATGATGTTAGGACATGCTTCCATGGCCGTGGAAACCCCTTTTGCTTTATATCTAGGTTTGGCATTATTGGTGATCGGGACAGGTTTCTTTAAGCCTAATATCACTTCTATGATTTCTGAAATGTACAAGGGAAAGGAATCTAAGAAAGATGGGGCTTACACCATTTTCTACATGGGAGTAAATGCTGGAGCCTTTTTTGGTATGATGCTTTGTGGGTATTTAGCCGAAAATATCGGTTGGAATTATGGATTTGGATTGGCCGGTATCTTTATGTTTCTGGGGATGTTGCAATTCTGGTTGGCCAAGGATTTATTTGGTAAGATAGGGGAGAAACCTAGTGTAGTACGGGAGGCGAAATTACAGCAAGGCTTGCTAGAGGAAAATGAAGCGGATCGCGAGAACCAACTAGCAGAAGAAAAGCCCAATCCGTTCACAACATTGGATATGGTACTAATGGTATTATCGTCCTTAGGAGGCTTATTGTATTTGTTTAATGATCCTATGTCCAAAGTAGGCAACATAAATATTTTGAATTTTAGTATTGGCAATTTGGACGGATCCAATGCAACTGTTCTTTTGGCATTAGCCATGTTTCTGTTTCTTATTATCAGCAGAATTTTTCGGTATTCCAGAATAGTACGTGATAGGATTATCGCGGTATCTATATTCGGTATTTTTACCGTATTTTTCTTTGCGGCTTTTGAGCAATCTTTGGGCTCCATGACCATTTTTGCAAGGGATTATACCGCTAGGGAATTAGCAGGTAATTCCGCTTTGGTATTTAAGATTATAGATTTAATATTAACGGTTGGTCCCCTTGCCGTAATATCATGGGTACTGTATTTATTGTTTAAAAAGACCTATTCTAAGATTCCTTATTCCAATATTGTTTTGGCCCTTGCCTTTGTCTTTCTTTGGGGTATCGTTATCTGGAAAATAGACAGGGAATTTAGCAAAGATGCCACCGAGGTGGGGGCATCATGGTTCGGAATTTTAAATTCCTTTTTTATCATTATTTTGGCGCCGTTCTTTTCCAGGTGGTGGGAAAGTAAATACAATCCCAGTGCCGCTATGAAATATGGCTTGGGATTAATTTTATTGGGACTAGGTTTCGGAATTTTGGCCTTCGGTACTGTCGGGATACCTTCAGGAGCACAGACCGCTTCTGTCAGTATGATCTTCTTAATTTTCGCGTACTTGTTTCACACTATGGGAGAACTCTGTTTGTCCCCAGTTGGTTTATCGTATTTAAGTAAGTTGGTGCCAGGAAGAATGATCGGATTTATGTTTGGTATTTGGTATTTAGCCATCGCCATTGGTCAAAAAGCTGCAGGAACTATGGGGGGAATGATCGATAAAATATCAGAAGAATACTCTTTGGGTACCTTCTTTCTGATCTTTGCATTAGTTCCTGTTGTGGTAGGTTTTATTTCTATTGTATTAAATCCGCTATTAAAGAAGCTGATGCATGGAGTGCGATAA
- a CDS encoding ComEC/Rec2 family competence protein, producing MRPLQFTAIKLSLCLILGILIGNFLRPPFIAAALPCLLLLFLLGMEHFLVKKHSVRFGLLCALLTTMIGVLSISITDAKNNPRHYTHFDIDQPQTYTLKIREVLKANNYSDGYITEAMYLDSLKVKGKILLNISKGSQQTNLKVDDEIVSYTTLYAISAPLNPHQFNYRDYLAGLGIAHQLRLSQEQFVLINNPTGTIYGLAAKMRDHIIAKLKQESFGAEELGIIQALLLGQRNEVTEATNTDYKNAGAFHILALSGLHIGILLGLLHFLLAPLEFLPKGRTIKLITIVLLLWGFAFLAGMSASILRAVTMFSFVAYALYLNRPTSHFNILALSLFFILLIFDPFLLFQVGFQLSYAAVFSIVWIYPQLQKFWSPKNWIFKKGWELLSVSIAAQLGVLPISLFYFHQFPGLFFVSSLLILPFLAFILGMGILVIVLALINNLPAFLVVFYDAIIRWMNTTIAWVGQQESFIFRNISFDAVELILGYGIIIALITTLQKASFKRTTIVLSSIIFFQLWGLGIAYKTQREERLILGHTGRNTTLLHQTGLKVGVYTNNWPSSERMATDYFVAQNTAELVHQPLKNSYKIGIERLVLLDSSLTSIPKNIPIATILLTQSPKINLDRLLDSVQPQLILADGSNYHSYVERWEATCLKRKLPFHYTGEKGAYIFKIR from the coding sequence ATGCGCCCACTACAATTTACAGCCATCAAGCTTTCCCTCTGTCTGATACTGGGAATTTTAATAGGCAACTTCTTACGCCCACCTTTTATAGCAGCCGCACTCCCCTGTTTATTACTGTTGTTTTTATTGGGAATGGAACATTTCCTTGTTAAAAAGCATAGCGTTCGTTTTGGTCTCCTCTGCGCCTTACTGACCACTATGATCGGTGTCTTAAGCATCAGCATAACAGATGCAAAAAACAACCCCAGACATTATACTCATTTTGACATTGACCAACCCCAGACATACACCCTAAAAATACGTGAAGTTTTAAAGGCCAATAACTATTCAGATGGCTATATCACTGAGGCAATGTACTTGGATAGTCTTAAAGTTAAAGGGAAAATTCTACTAAATATAAGTAAGGGGTCTCAGCAAACAAATCTTAAGGTTGATGATGAGATTGTTAGTTATACTACTCTCTATGCTATATCTGCCCCATTAAACCCCCATCAATTTAATTATAGGGACTATTTAGCGGGATTAGGGATCGCTCACCAGCTACGTTTGTCACAAGAGCAATTTGTGCTTATTAACAATCCCACTGGTACTATTTATGGCCTTGCTGCAAAAATGCGAGACCATATCATTGCTAAACTAAAACAAGAGTCCTTTGGAGCCGAAGAGTTGGGAATCATCCAAGCCCTACTTCTTGGCCAACGGAACGAGGTTACTGAGGCCACTAACACCGATTATAAAAATGCAGGGGCCTTTCATATTTTGGCGCTTTCAGGTTTACATATAGGAATTTTATTGGGGTTGTTGCATTTTCTACTAGCTCCCTTAGAATTTCTCCCTAAGGGGAGGACCATAAAGTTGATAACCATCGTACTTTTATTATGGGGATTTGCATTTTTAGCTGGCATGTCGGCTTCCATTTTAAGGGCGGTTACCATGTTCAGCTTTGTAGCCTATGCGCTCTACCTGAATAGGCCTACCAGCCATTTTAACATCTTGGCCCTCTCGCTTTTCTTTATATTACTCATTTTTGACCCATTCCTATTGTTCCAAGTAGGATTTCAACTGAGCTACGCGGCCGTGTTTTCTATTGTCTGGATCTATCCCCAACTCCAAAAATTCTGGTCTCCCAAAAATTGGATTTTTAAAAAGGGATGGGAATTGCTTTCCGTCAGTATTGCGGCACAATTGGGTGTACTGCCTATCAGTTTGTTCTATTTTCATCAATTTCCAGGGTTATTTTTTGTCTCCAGCTTATTAATTCTTCCCTTTTTGGCATTTATCCTAGGGATGGGAATTTTAGTCATTGTATTGGCCTTGATAAATAATTTACCTGCTTTTTTAGTTGTTTTTTACGACGCTATAATTCGATGGATGAATACCACAATAGCTTGGGTAGGACAACAGGAAAGTTTTATTTTCAGAAATATTTCTTTTGACGCAGTTGAATTAATCTTAGGTTACGGCATAATAATCGCTCTGATTACCACGCTACAAAAGGCATCGTTTAAAAGAACAACAATTGTCCTTTCGTCCATAATTTTCTTCCAATTATGGGGCCTTGGAATTGCCTATAAGACTCAAAGGGAAGAGCGTCTAATTTTAGGGCATACAGGCAGAAACACTACTTTATTGCATCAAACTGGACTGAAGGTTGGGGTGTATACCAACAATTGGCCCAGTTCGGAAAGAATGGCAACGGACTACTTCGTTGCCCAAAACACTGCAGAATTAGTCCATCAACCCCTAAAAAATAGTTATAAAATAGGAATAGAAAGACTTGTTCTACTCGACAGCTCATTGACTTCTATCCCCAAAAACATCCCTATTGCCACCATATTGTTGACTCAATCCCCAAAAATAAACTTAGATAGGTTGCTCGATTCGGTACAACCACAATTAATTCTGGCAGATGGCAGCAATTACCACAGTTATGTTGAACGTTGGGAAGCCACTTGTCTTAAAAGAAAACTCCCTTTTCACTACACTGGTGAAAAGGGAGCCTATATATTTAAAATTCGTTAA
- a CDS encoding C40 family peptidase, whose amino-acid sequence MMRKFLSLAVILLVVSCGASKKKTSVSTERKISVGPSVVTVENTSKNTKAVEVKSVAAPIKSKQIINTALTFSGTRYKFGGTTTKGMDCSGLLYVSFAEHDIDLPRASYQIAKEGESIDLKQVTEGDLLFFGTSNRKKSINHVGLVVSVDGDDIKFIHSTTSRGVIVSSLREGYWNFAFIKATRIL is encoded by the coding sequence ATGATGAGAAAATTCCTTTCTTTAGCAGTAATTCTTTTGGTGGTTAGCTGTGGGGCCTCCAAGAAAAAAACCAGTGTTAGTACTGAAAGAAAAATAAGCGTAGGTCCATCCGTGGTTACCGTGGAAAACACGAGTAAAAACACCAAGGCTGTTGAGGTGAAATCCGTGGCAGCCCCTATCAAATCCAAACAAATTATTAATACGGCGCTTACCTTTTCAGGTACACGTTATAAATTTGGGGGCACTACCACCAAAGGAATGGATTGCTCTGGCCTACTCTACGTCTCCTTTGCAGAGCACGATATAGATCTTCCACGAGCTTCCTACCAAATAGCTAAGGAAGGAGAGAGTATTGACCTAAAGCAAGTAACCGAAGGGGACCTTCTTTTCTTTGGGACCTCCAATAGAAAGAAAAGTATAAACCATGTAGGCCTTGTGGTCTCGGTAGATGGTGATGATATAAAATTTATTCATTCAACAACCTCTAGGGGTGTAATAGTTTCCTCTTTGCGGGAAGGATATTGGAATTTTGCCTTTATAAAGGCAACCAGGATCCTTTGA
- the lpxB gene encoding lipid-A-disaccharide synthase: MKYYIIAGEASGDLHGSNLIKAIKTKDPEANIHCWGGDLMQMAGGTLVKHYKEMAFMGFFEVIANINQIFKNIAFCKEDIANFNPDIIVFIDYSGFNLRIASWAKEQGFTTNYYISPQIWASREGRITKIKRDIDAMHVILPFEKDFYEKKHGFPVNFVGHPLIDAIGELPRTTENTFREQNQLDLEKPIIALLPGSRKQEVQKMLTLMLSVIKSFPNYQFVIAGAPSLEHHFYQPFLKTSQVSLVSNKTYDLLSISHAALVTSGTATLETALFKVPQVVCYKANWISYQIAKRIITLKFISLVNLIMDKEVVKELIQDELNTKNLKKELSKILEGPDRKSQLEAYTVLEKRLGGKGASKKAATLIVKSAQKGSH; this comes from the coding sequence ATGAAATATTATATCATTGCCGGGGAGGCATCCGGGGACCTGCACGGGTCTAACCTGATCAAGGCTATAAAAACCAAAGACCCTGAAGCCAATATTCACTGTTGGGGGGGAGATCTAATGCAAATGGCAGGAGGCACCTTGGTGAAGCATTATAAGGAAATGGCCTTTATGGGCTTTTTTGAGGTTATCGCCAATATCAATCAAATATTTAAGAATATTGCCTTCTGTAAGGAGGATATTGCCAATTTTAACCCTGATATAATTGTTTTTATAGATTACTCTGGCTTCAATCTACGAATTGCATCTTGGGCAAAGGAACAAGGATTCACAACCAACTATTATATTTCCCCTCAAATTTGGGCCTCTAGGGAAGGGAGGATCACTAAAATAAAACGGGATATAGATGCCATGCACGTAATCCTTCCCTTTGAAAAGGATTTCTATGAAAAAAAACACGGTTTTCCAGTAAATTTTGTGGGTCATCCTCTTATAGATGCCATTGGCGAACTCCCAAGGACCACAGAAAATACATTTAGGGAACAAAATCAATTAGATCTAGAGAAACCAATTATCGCCCTTTTACCAGGAAGTAGAAAACAGGAGGTGCAAAAAATGTTGACGCTGATGCTTTCGGTGATCAAATCGTTTCCAAATTATCAATTTGTAATTGCGGGAGCCCCTAGCCTGGAGCACCATTTTTACCAGCCCTTTTTAAAAACGTCTCAAGTAAGTTTAGTCTCCAATAAAACCTACGACCTTTTAAGCATATCCCACGCCGCCTTGGTAACCAGTGGGACCGCTACCTTAGAAACAGCATTGTTTAAAGTACCTCAAGTTGTCTGTTATAAGGCCAATTGGATTTCCTATCAAATTGCAAAACGGATAATCACCTTAAAATTCATTTCCCTAGTAAACTTAATTATGGACAAAGAGGTGGTAAAAGAGCTTATCCAAGATGAGCTAAATACTAAAAATCTAAAAAAGGAACTCTCCAAGATTCTGGAGGGTCCCGATAGGAAAAGTCAACTGGAAGCCTATACCGTATTGGAAAAAAGACTGGGAGGTAAGGGTGCCAGCAAAAAGGCAGCCACCCTTATTGTGAAGAGTGCCCAAAAAGGATCGCATTAA